In the Oryzias latipes chromosome 9, ASM223467v1 genome, one interval contains:
- the tas2r1 gene encoding uncharacterized protein tas2r1, with protein MFGLSKLTVWVFTGLVAVLTIFFNSYIFLVSLWRQKDKKQRSPSDVIIIALSVSNTIYQLVSYIWMTMDIIDVRCRIDQMFYTILLLVIMSLKFTILWDTSFLAFYYSTKLVSTPNHCYTQINTAILKHVTLVVCLIALTGLATCIPVLFVFHPNNQTAVNKDCGILMPDSTAGEIYNITFLLLSDVLPGLIMLKCCVSISFHLGMHLHRMKASTNGAHPPKLDSQMRVIQMALSLVINFLIFLMADLYVNYQIVVNNDSLVGIAILDMSTFAAVTAAVLIYGKKTLWKALIHEINSCLDEYPCLFFLKLREKKAEAPKTPEKDM; from the coding sequence ATGTTCGGATTGAGCAAATTGACAGTTTGGGTTTTTACAGGTTTGGTGGCTGTGCTAACCATCTTCTTCAACTCTTACATCTTTCTCGTGAGTCTGTGGcgtcaaaaagacaaaaagcagaGAAGCCCAAGTGATGTCATCATCATAGCTCTGTCAGTATCTAATACAATTTATCAGCTGGTGTCCTACATCTGGATGACCATGGATATAATAGATGTTAGGTGCCGTATTGACCAGATGTTCTACACCATTCTGCTGCTGGTCATCATGAGTTTAAAGTTCACCATCTTATGGGACACCAGCTTCCTTGCCTTCTACTATAGCACCAAATTGGTCAGCACGCCAAATCACTGCTACACACAGATCAACACTGCCATCCTCAAGCATGTGACTCTAGTAGTTTGTCTCATCGCTCTGACGGGCCTGGCCACCTGCATCCCAGTGCTCTTCGTGTTCCACCCCAACAACCAAACCGCTGTGAATAAGGATTGTGGGATTTTAATGCCCGATTCCACAGCTGGAGAAATTTACAACATCACTTTTTTGCTCCTTTCGGATGTCCTGCCGGGGCTGATCATGCTGAAGTGCTGCGTCTCAATCTCCTTCCATCTGGGCATGCATCTCCACCGCATGAAAGCCAGCACCAATGGCGCACACCCCCCAAAGCTTGACAGTCAAATGAGGGTAATCCAGATGGCTCTGTCTCTGGTCATCAACTTCCTCATCTTTCTCATGGCTGATCTGTACGTGAACTACCAGATCGTTGTGAACAATGACAGCTTAGTAGGGATCGCAATTTTGGACATGTCAACTTTTGCTGCTGTTACAGCTGCAGTGCTCATCTATGGAAAGAAGACTCTTTGGAAAGCTCTGATCCATGAGATTAACAGCTGTTTGGATGAGTATCCATGTTTGTTCTTCCTAAAATTGCgagaaaaaaaggcagaggCACCCAAAACTCCTGAAAAAGACATGTGA
- the LOC101163746 gene encoding coxsackievirus and adenovirus receptor homolog: MKLSSTSLRPKVAVLFLVLIQQRTEAMTITSSGPQTIQKPAGDTVQLGCTYTPAAQDVGELDIEWSNVSPDMTQKDKLILSYSTGEIHYHDINSDRIKFTATPTQGDASISISRVTDSDTGTYQCKVKKAPGVDMRKVTLVVMVPPSVPKCWVEGSEEKGGTVSLRCKSMKGSNPLSYTWKRETGGAMPTTATQDPQTGELLFKNHTDGNTGRYVCEAKNAVGQQQCTYSLKAYNPTDKVGVIVGAVFGALLLLLLLLFLIWVLICCCQKKRYQKEAANEIREDVPAPESRPTSRHSSFHSVMGYRSHPGLQYSLVASPQPPGSELGIPSRGNSDGPADTSNRPAHLHYDPQYGYAV, translated from the exons AAGCAATGACGATAACTTCATCTGGACCACAAACTATTCAAAAGCCAGCGGGTGACACGGTCCAACTGGGTTGCACCTACACTCCTGCTGCACAAGACGTGGGAGAGCTGGATATTGAGTGGAGTAATGTTAGCCCGGATATGACACAGAAGGACAAACTG ATTTTGTCATACTCAACGGGCGAGATTCACTACCATGACATCAACTCGGACAGAATCAAATTCACTGCAACTCCAACGCAGGGGGACGCTTCCATCTCCATCTCCCGTGTCACGGACTCAGACACAGGAACCTACCAGTGCAAAGTCAAAAAGGCACCTGGCGTGGACATGAGAAAAGTAACCCTGGTGGTGATGG TTCCCCCATCAGTACCAAAGTGTTGGGTTGAAGGCAGTGAGGAAAAGGGTGGAACTGTTTCTCTGCGCTGTAAATCTATGAAGGGATCCAATCCTCTCAGTTACACGTGGAAACGAGAGACCGGAGGTGCAATGCCAACCACAGCAACCCAAG ACCCACAGACAGGAGAGCTTCTGTTTAAGAACCACACCGACGGCAACACAGGGAGATATGTGTGTGAGGCAAAGAATGCAGTCGGTCAACAGCAGTGCACCTACTCACTGAAGGCATACAACC CTACCGATAAAGTGGGTGTCATAGTGGGTGCGGTGTTCggtgctctgctgctgctgcttctcctgCTGTTTCTCATCTGGGTCCTGATCTGCTGCTGCCAAAAGAAGCGCTACCAGAAAGAGGCTGCAAATGAAATTAG gGAGGATGTCCCAGCCCCAGAGAGCAGACCCACCAGCAGACACTCCAGCTTCCACTCGGTGATGGGATACCGCAGTCATCCTGGGTTGCAATACAGCCTCGTGGCAAGCCCCCAGCCCCCTGGCAGTGAACTTGGCATCCCCTCCAGAGGAAACAGTGATGGGCCAGCTGATACGAGCAACAGGCCTGCTCACCTTCACTACGACCCTCAATATGGATACGCTGTGTGA